CGGCAGTTTCAGCAGCGCTTCGCTGATGGCTTCCGCCAGGTACTGCACGCTGAACACGCCGCCGTGAGTCCAGGTCGCACGCATGCTGGTCAGGCGCTGCTGGCGCACGAATGGCATGGCCTGCCACAGGCGGGTGGTGAACAGGCGTTCCTGCTGGGTGAAGGGCTCGATGTAGATCACCACGCCATCCTCGATAGTGCCGAGCTGGGTGACCGGCGCCTGGATATTGCCCCAGCGGCTGACTGGCACTGCTTGGGCCGGCTGCAGGCCGAGCAAGGTCATGGCGTGCTGCGGCAGTGAATTGGGGCCGAAGATGCAGACCTGGGTGGCCGATGCGAAACGGATAAGAGTGACCTTGGGCAACTCACCGCCGAAGTGTTGCAACAGGTGTTGGCGCAAATCGTCGATGCGCTGTTCCATCTGTTGCAGACGCTGTTGCGCCAGATCACTGCGCTGCAGGCGTGCGGCCAGGTCCAGGTAGTTGTCGCGCTGTAGTTGCAGGTTGTCCTGCTGCTGGGTGAAGTCACCGTAGCTGAGCACCGGTGCGATGCGCTCCAGTGGTTGGCGCATGTCCTCCAGCAGTGGCGTGATCAGGATCAGCTCGGGGTTCAACTGGACCAGCCGCTCCAGGTTCGGTTCGGTACGAGTGCCGGCGTTGGCCACTTCGGCGGGTAGCGTTGTATGCACCACCCAGTCGCGGTAATCCGGGGCGTCGGCCACGGTCAGCGGGGTGATCCCCAGTTGCAGCAGATGTTCGGCAGGCTCCCAGCTCAGCGCGGCAATACGCGGTTCGGCCGGCTCGGCCAGTGGTAGCCAGCAGAGCAGGGGCAGGCAGAGCAGCATCGTGCAGCGCTTCATGCCAGGCGCCTGTGCAGCAACAGGAAGATGAAGTAGCTGCCGCAGAGGATCGAGGCGACGATGCCAAGCGGGATCTGCAGAGGGAAGATCAGGTTGCGGCCGATGAGGTCAGCCAGCAGCATCAGCAGGCAGCCGAGGAGTGCCGCCAGCGGCAGTTGTTGCTGGATGCGCCGGGCACCGAGGGTGACGGCCATGTGCGGAGCGAGCAGACCAAGAAAGCTCACCGGGCCAACCAGGCTGGTCACCAGGGCGCACAGCAGCGATACCAGCAACAGCAGCACCAAGCGCGTTGTCGGTACATCCAGGCCGCGTCCATGGGCGATACCGTCGCCTGCCGAGAGCAGATCCAGCGCGCGTTGCCAGACCAGACTGAAGCCGATCAGCAGGCTTACCCCCGAACCCAGCGCGATGGCCTGCAGGCCGCTTACCCGATAGGTGGAACCGGCCAGCCAGCCGAGCAATGCCAGGGAGTCC
The genomic region above belongs to Pseudomonas sediminis and contains:
- a CDS encoding ABC transporter substrate-binding protein, with amino-acid sequence MKRCTMLLCLPLLCWLPLAEPAEPRIAALSWEPAEHLLQLGITPLTVADAPDYRDWVVHTTLPAEVANAGTRTEPNLERLVQLNPELILITPLLEDMRQPLERIAPVLSYGDFTQQQDNLQLQRDNYLDLAARLQRSDLAQQRLQQMEQRIDDLRQHLLQHFGGELPKVTLIRFASATQVCIFGPNSLPQHAMTLLGLQPAQAVPVSRWGNIQAPVTQLGTIEDGVVIYIEPFTQQERLFTTRLWQAMPFVRQQRLTSMRATWTHGGVFSVQYLAEAISEALLKLPGQ